The Myxococcus virescens nucleotide sequence GCCACCGTGCCACCGTGGTGGTTCGCGCGCCGACGCCCTGGTTACAGCCACCTGAGGAACACCATCAGCGAGCTCGGGGAGACTGGGGCCCCCGATGCGCTCCGGGTGGCTTGGCTCGCCTTTGCGCCCCTGGGCCTCGCGGTCTGGGTGTTCGTAGCGCTGCTCGGAGGGGGACTACCGGAGGACGCTGCGACGGGGCTCATCCTGCTATCGTTGCTGGGCGTGAGCTACGTCGGCGCCGCGGTGTTCCCGTGTGACGCGGGGGCGCCATTCTGGGGGACCTGGCGGAACCAGATTCACAACCTCGTCGCCGCCATCGGCTACTTCGGCGCGGGCGCTGGGTTGATCGAGCTTGGGCGCACCTTCGAGGACACGGCGATGCTGTCCAATCTTGCGATGCTCACTGCCGCGCTGGGCAAGGGAGTCCTCGCCGGAATCTTCGTGCTGTCCTTCGAATCGCCCGTGCGAGGACTTGTTCAGCGCCTCATCGAGGCGACGGTTTTCGGCTGGATGCTCCTGGTGGGCGTGTGGTTGGTGGTGGCGGCCTGAGCCAATCCCTGCCGCCCCGCGGCGACGCAATCGCTCAGCCCTTTTGAGGCGCGCCCTGAGGCGAGGCGCACCTCGGCAGCTCGCTGTTCGGAAATG carries:
- a CDS encoding DUF998 domain-containing protein; protein product: MSFWIVVAAVLTALLATVPPWWFARRRPGYSHLRNTISELGETGAPDALRVAWLAFAPLGLAVWVFVALLGGGLPEDAATGLILLSLLGVSYVGAAVFPCDAGAPFWGTWRNQIHNLVAAIGYFGAGAGLIELGRTFEDTAMLSNLAMLTAALGKGVLAGIFVLSFESPVRGLVQRLIEATVFGWMLLVGVWLVVAA